A segment of the Panacibacter ginsenosidivorans genome:
CATTAATGGGTGAAATAACCATTGCACAAAACAACAATGGCCTGCTTATAAAATTCCCCGATCATAATAATTTATCAGCAACATTGCAATATCTTGACAATGATGAATGGCTGCTAACCTACAGTAACCCTGCATTTGGTATATTTCCACTTAAGTTTAGAGCAGAGAATGATAAGGTAGTTTCTGTGGATGTTAAATGCAATGATTTTATAGAATTCGATCCTTATACTTTTATGAAAGAGTAAATTGTTAGTAGTGAACTTTCGTATTTCATGGCATCGGTTGTTGTGTCACTCACTTGTGCATTCAATTTTTATGGCAGCAATAAAATATGATTGCTATGCTACAGACACAGGAAGCTTACACACAACTCCATCGCCTCATTCCTGCCAGCAACATGTTTATATGCTTGTACTATCGGGGAAAATTCAAAATTTTTTTTTCTAAAGCCATCCCAAACTTTCATAGTATTTTTGTGCATCTTTTTTAATAGCATCCTTATCTAAATTTAAGTTTTGTATTTATCGATGATATCAAAAGAATCTATCACCTTTATTGCAATTATTCTTTTTTTTCTTCAAAAGATGCATTTTTCACTTCTTGATAATCTAATATTACATCCCAATATAACGTTTGATCACTTTTTGAAAATTTGACTCTATTCTTCACCCGCTCAATAAAGAACCGAACGTACAAGAGTGCGACGCAAGAGGTGATGCTTTGAAAAACCAAAGCCTGGCTCATAAATATCTTACACTTATTCAATTCTAATACTCACTTAATGCCCCAAATTTTTGCATTACCGCAATAATCAATAATATTGCAGCGTATTTAAAGAACTGTAATACAAGAAAACCAGAATTAATTTATTTATCCTTGCTAAAATCATTTACCAGAAAGAACAATAATATGAAAAGAACACTGTTGATCCTTTCCCTGATAACCCTTACTGCAACATTTTCACAAGCTCAATACAATACCAAGACAAGGATAATGATATACGGAGAAGGCGGCCTTAACCTTTCTACTCTGTATCAAAGTGCCAGTTCAGAAAAAGCTTTAAAGCTCAGCAATATTACCCGGCCGGTAATAGGATTGTATGTAAAAACAAAATTTCCAACTTTAATGGGTTTCGATGCAGGCGTATCACTTTCCCAGCAAGGAACTAATACAAAAGACTCTGTTGCATCATCAGCCATATTTCCGGATTCTGCTATTTCCAAAGCAGTATTAAACTATGCGTATGCATATGGTGATGCACTTTATTATTTTGAACTACAGGGCGATAACACCATACATGCAGGCGTAGGGCTATATGCTGGCTATGCCATGAATGGAGACCAGGTTACAGGCTCTGATAAGAAAAAACTTTTATTAGACGACTGGAAAAGATTTGATTTTGGTCTTCAGTTAAAAACGGCATTTAACATTCATGAATTTATAACCCTCGGCGTACAATACAGGATCGCGTTTTTAAGAACATTGGAAACCGTTGACAGGGTTGGGAATGACAACAACTTAAGAAACTCTGTACTTACTTTAACTGCGGCGCTCAGGCTTTTTGAAATAAAATCAAAATAAAATAAGATTATAGAATAAGCAAAGGATCGCATACTGCGATCCTTTTTTATTTTGTATAAGTTCTGGCACCAAATAATAAACTGCCTATACGAACCATGTTACTTCCCTTTTCTATCGCCATAACATAATCTCCACTCATGCCCATGGAAAGTATTTGAAAATCTGCATGCATCGCTGCATTGCATTCATCAAATAAAGATCTCAAATGCGCAAATTCTTTTCTTACCTGTTGTGTGTTATCTGTAAATGATGCCATTCCCATTAAACCTTTGATGCGTACATTATTTATCTGGCCTGTAACACACGCTGATATTGCTTCATTTAATTCCGTTTCATTCATACCAAACTTTGTTTCTTCTTCTGCAATGTGTACCTGCAGCAGGCAGTCTATAACACGGTCATATTTTGCAGCCTGTTTGTTTATCTCCTGTAATAATTTTAAGCTATCCACTCCATGTATCAGGTGTACAAAAGGCGCTATGTATTTTACTTTATTGCTTTGTAAATGACCAATAAAATGCCAGCGAATATCTTTAGGTAGCGCAGTTTCTTTATCTGTAAGTTCCTGCACATAATTCTCACCAAAATCGCGCTGGCCAAGCTTATATAAGGCCAATATATCTTCCGCAGGTTTTGTTTTGCTTACTGCAACAAGTGTTACTTTTTTTTCACTTAATTCTTTTATCAATTGCTCGTATGCTGCCGTATTTATTGCCATGCCAATCTTTTTTGTAAAGATAAATGGGTGTGCGGAGAGAAAAATATTTATGAGCCGGGCATTTGTATTTTATAGCGTCGCCTGTTGTGTCACTCACTGCATCGTTCGGAACTATTTTGATCAGGTTAGAAGTGAAAAGTCAAAACTTTTGCATCTTTCATTTTTTACTTTTGCCTTTTCACTGATGCAATCAGTACCGGTGTATAAGGGTGCGACGCAACGTAAGACCAATAGCAGCAATGCTGCCGGCAACCAAAATAAATACACATAATATGCTATCTTTTGCTATTTGATAATTAGCAAGTAAATTCGCACCCGCTAATGTCATGAACAATGACAGCATGATTTTCTGATCATCTAAAACTATCAACAGATATGGCATACGACGTTATTGTGCTTGGCAGCGGTCCTGGTGGATATCCTGCCGCTATACGTGCATCTCAGTTAGGATTTTCAGTGGCAATTATTGAAAAGGAAAGCCTTGGTGGTATATGTTTGAATTGGGGCTGTATTCCAACCAAAGCACTTCTAAAAAGTGCACAGGTTTTCGAATACATGAAACACAGTAAAGACTATGGTATTATTTCCGGCGATGTGCAGGCAGACTTTGGCGGCGTTATAAAAAGAAGCCGTGGAGTTGCCGATAAGATGAGTAAAGGCGTACAGTTCCTGATGAAGAAAAACAAGATAGATGTGGTGATGGGATATGGCAAAATAAAAGCCAAGGGACAGGTAGAAGTAACCGCTGCAGACGGGACTAAAAAAATAATTGAAGGCAAATACATCATCATTGCAACAGGTGGCCGCAGCCGCGAACTGCCCACCCTTAAACAGGATGGCAAAAAAGTAATTGGTTACCGCGAAGCAATGGTATTGCCGCAGCAGCCAAAAAGCATGATCATTGTGGGTAGCGGTGCGATAGGTGTAGAGTTTGGTTATTTCTATAGCAGCCTTGGAACAAAAGTTACTATTGTGGAATTTATGCCAAGGGTTGTGCCTGTTGAAGATGAAGACATTTCAAAAGAACTGGAAAAACAACTAAAGAAACAAGGCATTGACATAATGACCAGCGCTTCTGTTGAAAGTGTTGATACAGGTGGCGCCGGTGTAAAAGCATTGGTAAAAAAACAAGACGGCAGTACTGTAACACTTGAAGCAGATATAGTTTTAAGCGCTGTTGGTGTGGTAGCTAATATTGAAAATATTGGCCTTGAAGAAACAGGTGTAAAAACAGACAAGGGCAGAATAACTACTGATAAGTATTTTCAAACAAATGTGCCCGGCATATTTGCCATTGGCGATTGTACACCTAACCAGGCATTGGCACATAAAGCCAGCAAAGAAGGTATTAACGCTGCTGAATATATCGGCTATCTTGAAAAGAAATTCCATCATCAACCAGAACCTATTGATTATGGTAATGTACCAGGATGCACCTATTGCTCTCCTGAAATTGCCAGTGTAGGTATGACGGAGAAAGCAGCAAAGGAAGCAGGCTACGAAATCAAAGTGGGTAAGTTCCCGTTCATGGCCAGTGGTAAAGCAAGTGCATCAGGCGCTACTGAAGGTTTTGTAAAAGTAATTTATGATGCCAAGTATGGCGAGTTCCTTGGTTGCCATATGATCGGTAATAATGTTACTGAAATGATAGCCGAAGCAGTTACTGCACGCAGGTTAGAAACAACAGCACACGAAATATTAAATGCCATTCACCCGCACCCAACCATGAGCGAAGGTTTAAAAGAGGCTACAGCAGCAGCTTATGGAGAAGCAATAGACATTTAATGTATCTGAGTTCCATTTTAGTTGACATTAAATAGAACTTTGTTTGATGTAATATTTTTAATAGGTTGGTATAATATTGATTTTATTATGTCCAACCTATTTTAGTCCTGTCACGTTTATCTTTAATATTAAATGCTTACACATGAGAAAAAAACTAACACTACCATTATGCTCCTGTCTGTTACTGGCCACAGGAGTCTTTGCACAGGTTGAAAAAAAACCTTCATCTTTAGGATTTAGTATTGGCTTTGCTGATTTCATCGCTGTTCAGGATATAAAAAACACTTCTATCAGTGATGCACAGATCGGGGGTTTCAGTAAAATGAACAGCTCATTTGTGGCGCAGTACTGGAAAGGCTTAACAAAAAACCTTGATGTTTCAGTTGCGTACACAGGTTCATTTATAAACAGGCTGCCATCTACTTTTCCGCATAAGCCTGTTGATTATTTTCACGCACTGGGTGCCGCTGTAAATCTGAAAATGTTTCAAGAAAAAGCTCCGGTAAATCCATTCTTAACGGCAGGTGTTGAAGGTTATAACTATAAAGATAACTGGGGTGTACAGTCACCACTAGGATTGGGGTTACAATTGAACCCATTCAGAGGAAATGCTAATTTCTTATTACAGGCTCAATACAAACTTAGTTACAGCGATAAAAATGTAAACCATCTGTTCTATTCTTTTGGTGTACTTGCTCCGCTTACAGAACCAAAAGCAAAACCTGTTGTAGTAGCAGCTCCACCGCCACCTGCAGATACAGACATGGATGGCGTTATTGATGCCGATGATAAATGCCCAACAGTGGCGGGTCTTGCAAAATACAATGGCTGTCCTATACCTGATACAGATAAAGACGGCATAAATGATGAAGCAGATAAATGCCCTAACGTTGCTGGCCTTGCTAAATACAATGGTTGCCCTATACCTGATACAGATAAAGATGGCGTAAATGATGAAGAAGATAAATGCCCTACTGTAGCTGGCTTCCCAAGATATAACGGATGCCCTATACCTGATACAGACGGTGACGGTGTAAACGATGAGAATGACAGGTGCCCAACAGAAGCAGGCCCTGCGGATAACAATGGTTGCCCACGTCTTGAACAGTTTAATTTCAACGCCAAGAATGTGCAGTTTGCTACAGGAAAAGCGACGCTTACAAAAGGCGCAACAACAGAGCTTGATAAACTGGTAACTATTTTAAATGCACATCCTACACTTAAACTTTCTATAGATGGCTATACTGATAACACCGGTAAACAAGCTACCAATCTTACACTTTCTCAAAAAAGAGCAGATGCGGTAAAAGCATATCTTGCCAAAAAAGGAATTTCTGCAGACATATTAACTGCGACAGGTCATGGAATTGATAATCCTGTTGCCGATAATAAAACTGCTGCAGGCAGAGCTCTCAACAGAAGAGTTGAATTTAGCGTTGTACAATAAATATTTTTAGTTCATTTTATAAAAAATGCTCCAATTATTTGGAGCATTTTTTATTTAGTAAGTTTTTTATGAACCTTGCATTTGCTTTTCATGGCATCAACTGTTGCGTCGCACTCTTGTACTTAGGAACAAGAGTCAACAAGCCATTAGCCAAAAAAGTAATAGTTTTTGACTTTAATAATTAATTGTTTTGTTCATTAAAGTTCGGAATGCACAAGTGAGTGACACAACAATTGATGCCATGAAAAAAACAAAAGCCGGTAAACAAATTATCTATGCAGAATTTCTTCCCGCATTGATGATACCAAAAGAACAACGCATGGCTAATTTACCATAGGTATCTTTTATGGGTGTTTGTATCAACTGCTCTTCCATATTGCGCACTTTTGATAATGCATATTGTTGTATGGTTACGAGTGGCAATACAATTCTTTCACGCATGCTGATAGATAACTGATCTACGGGATAGTCTGCCATTAACTCATGATTGCCTGAAAGCTTGAGTACGTAACGAATAGAGAGCTCATACTCGTGGTATGTTTTGCTCCATATTTCGCCATACTTGGGATGTTGGGAAAGATATTCTGTAAGCGGGAAATAAGATTTCTTCATCGCCATCTCGCAGTTATCAATAAGCGTTTTAAAGAAGAGTGATTCTTTGTACAGCTTCTGCACTTGTTTCCATTTTCCGGCTTCTTCCATTTTCTTTAGCGCAGTACCTACACCATAATAACCGGTAACGTTTTGTTTCAACTGGCTCCATGCGCCCACGTAAGGTATAGCACGCAGGTCTTTTAGTGTAAGCTTTGCAGAACCACCACGTTTTGCAGGGCGGCTGCCAATATTTGTTTCTGCATAAAAACGTAACGGGCTTACCTGTGCAAGGTATTCTACAAAATAAGGATGTTCTTTAAGATCGATATATGCTTTGTAACTGTTGTCTGCAAGTGTTTGCAACAACTCTTCTTCTTCTTTATTGAGTGTTATTTCTTTTGTTGAAAATAATTCGTTGGTAATACCAGCATGTATCAGTTGTTCTATGTTAAACTGTGCAGCTTCTATGGTTCCAAAACTGGAACTTACCGTTTGGCCCTGCACAGTCAGTTGTATTTCTTTGTTAGAAATATCTTTACCCATAGAGGCATAGAACTTATGCGTCTTGCCACCACCCCTTGCCGGTGGACCACCACGACCATCAAAGAATATCACATCAAGATCGTATTGTTTGGATATACGCGTTAATTCCTGTTTTGCTTTGTAGATACCCCAGTTAGCCATTAGATAACCACCGTCTTTAGTTCCATCAGAAAAACCAAGCATGATGGTTTGTGTATTGCCACGTTTCTGCAGATGATTGCGGTACACTTTGTTCTCATAAAGAATACGCATTACACCGGCGGCATTTTCAAGATCGTCTATTGTTTCAAACAGTGGAATAATATCTATGGTAAGTTCTTCAGCATCCCAGCCAGAAAGCATAAACAGACCAAATACTTCCATTACATTCAATGCACTGTTGCACTGGCTTATGATGTAACGATTGCAGCCTTGTTCTCCATTTGTTTTTTGAATTGACTTAGCAGCCTGCATGCTAAGGATGGTGTCTTTGTATAATTCATTTTCCAAAACTTCGATAGGCATGGCTGCATTGATATTCTGCAATACAGCAATCTTTTCTTCATCACTCATATCTGTATATCCGGGAGGAAGAATATTGCTTAGAGTAGCAATTGTATCCAATACTTTTCCGTGAATTGTACTGTCCTGGCGCAGATCGAGTGACGCGAAGAACAAACCAAATATCTCTACTTTGCTTATCACATTATCCAGCAAATGAAGGAACAAACCATTGTGTTGTTCAATCAATATTTTCCTTGCTGTCAGTAAAGTGTGCAGTATTTCTTTTTGAGAAATATTTGCTTTATGGCCGGGTACAAAAAGATTATCATAAAGTTTCTTTTCCAGTTCCATACAACGTTCCTCTACTCCTTTGAAAGTAAGACGGCGTTTCAATCTTCTTACTGAAAAATAGTAGGAACGTAATATTCCATTACGTAATGCATCTGCAACTTTCAATGTTATATCGGCTGTTACAAAAGGGTTCCCATCTCTGTCGCCACCTGGCCAGAAACCCATTCTTATAACTGGGTTTTTTGTTTGAATGGAATCACCATATTGATCTTTCATGGTCATCAATATGGCGCCCGCTGCCTGGTAAAATACATTCTCCAAAAACCATAATAAACTCACAGCCTCATCATAAGGTGTAGGCTTTTGTTTTTTTAGGAATGGCGTCTTACCTAACTGCTGCAGGTACATGTTTATCATAGCTGCATTTTCTTCAACGAGTGCTTCTGAAAGATCATTGATGATGCCCAACACTTCACCGGGATAAAATTGTGTAGGATGTGCAGTCAGGACAAGACGTACAGAAAAATCTTTCAGTTTTTCTGACAGCTCTTCTTTCTTCTGTGTTTGCGATACTTCTGATTGCAGATGCTTTAACGTACCCGGACCATTGATATCATTTACATGTTTGAATGCGGCATCTTCAAGTGCATCAAACAACACTACCTGTCTTTCGGTATATTGAATAAACCTGAACAACAGGTCTATAAATTCCTGTTCCTTTTTGTAAGATGTATATTGGGAGAGAAAACTGTCAACAATTTCTATGGGGCTTTGTTTCTTTAAAAAACCTTCTTCACAATGAATGAGAAAAAGAGAAAGTAACACCCCTGTTTTCTCAATGCGGTGGAATGGCAGCGACGTAAATAAACTATTGTATAACTGGAAACGTATACCTACGAGGTTCCTGAATTGCTGCAATGCACTATTGGAATATATCTCCATACTACTATAAAATTTTCATACTTTATGCAGGCAATCAACGAAGGTTGTGAAGATAATATAAAATCGTAATAACAATTGTAAGCATCAGCAATTGAAAATATTTTTTATGGTACCAGCGGCGAGTTAGATGGCATCGCCGGTTGTGTCACTCACTTGTACGCTCTGTTCTTAATGCAGCTGTTAGCTAATAGCTATAAGTGTGCGACGCAACGGAAGCTTGATTTATATTCTGAAGCCTGTAAAAATATTTCTTATCATATTTCAATTACTGTTCAAGATTTTTACATCAGCAGTAATCTATAATTTTGATGCATGACAGAGCAAAAAGAAAAATTGCGTATTGATAAATATCTCTGGGCTATCAGGCTTTATAAAACACGCAGCCAGGCAACGGATGCCTGTGACAAAGGGAAAGTGAAACATTTAGGTAATACAGTAAAAGCATCTAAAACTGTAAACATAGGTGATGAATATAATGTAAAAACAGAAGCACGTAAATGGGTCATAAAAGTTACAGGCCTCTTAGACAAACGCGCAGCATACAGCGAAGCAATAAAACATTATACCGACATAACGCCTGCAGAAGCATTGGATGTGGTAAAATACCAAACTGAATCTTTTCATACCGGAAAGCGATTAAGCAAGGTAGGTCGTCCAACCAAGAAACAAAGGCGAGATATAGGAGATATTATTGACAACTAATACCCAAAAATGAGAATTGATATTATAACAGTTTTGCCCGAATTGCTGGAAAGCCCGCTTAATCATAGCATCATGAAAAGAGCTAAAGACAAGGGTCTCCTGCAAGTTTATACACATAACCTGCGACAATGGGCAGTTAATGCTTATGGGCAAGTTGACGATTATCAATACGGTGGCGGCGCAGGTATGGTGATGATGTGTGAGCCATTGGCAAATGCTATAGAATCTCTGCAAAAAGAAAGAAGCTATGATGAGATCATTTATGTAACCCCAGATGGAGCAATGTTAAATCAAAAGCTTGCTAACCAGCTTTCTATGAAAGATAACTTAATTATTATTTGTGGTCATTACAAAGGAATAGACCAGCGCATAAGAGACCTTTATGTAACGAAAGAAATTTCTATTGGTGATTATGTATTAAGTGGTGGGGAATTAGCAGCGGCAATTATTGTAGACAGTGTTGGCCGCTTACTTCCCGGCGTTTTAAATGATGAGACCTCTGCCCTCTTTGATTCTTTCCAGGATGATTTGTTAGCACCGCCTGTGTATACCCGACCTGAAGATTTCAGGGGTTCAAAAGTGCCTGAAGTGTTGTTATCTGGTAATCCAAGGATTATTGAAGATTGGCGCCATGAAAAAGCTTTAGAGATAACAGGGGCAAAAAGACCAGACCTCTTAAAATAAGATTAAGTATAGTTTTAAAAAGCCAAATGATATCCAAATAAGTCATATAGCGTCTTATTTGGATATCATTAAGTCCGATTCCGATTTTGTTCAAACGTATATTCTATTACCTTTATGTAGTGATTTGATTAACGTATATTGTTTTCAAAATCACGACTCGTTTTAATATCCAATTATCCAAAAAAACCAAAGTCTCTCCCCCTTCAAAGTTTTTAGATTGTTAACCTGATCTAAAAATCCTGCAGAGCAGGATTTTTTAGTTACTACATATTCCTTTGTTAATAAGAAACATAAAGTACAATAATTTCACTTATTAATTTAAAATTCAATTTATTAAGTTGATTAAAAAAACTATGAAATAGTTTCCTGGTTTGTTTGTATTTGATAGAGTTCGGCATAATAGCCGTTTAATGCGAGCAGTTCTTCATGAGTTCCCTGCTCTATTATACTTCCATCTTCTATAATAATTACCTGGTCAAACTTTAGGACAGTAAAAATGCGGTGCGTAATTAGAATAGCTGTTCGTTTTCCAAGAATAGTATACAGATTATTGATGATCTGGTTTTCTGTTTTCGCATCAACCGCACTTAAACAATCGTCAAATATCATTATGTCCGGATCTTTTATCAACGCACGTGCTATAGATATACGTTGCTTTTGCCCACCACTTAATGTTACACCACGTTCACCTACCATTGTTGCATAGCCATTCTGAAGCCCATTGATCTCGTTATGTATAGCAGCATTTTGTGCAGCCTTATAAATCTTTTCTTCAGATGGGTCTGTGGTAAGTCCAAATGCGATATTGCGGGAAACTGTATCGCTAAAAAGAAAAACATCTTGTGGAACAAAACTTATATTATCACGGAGATGCTGTAAAGGTATAGCACGCAAGTCTTTGCCTCCAATTGTGATATTTCCTTCATCAGGATCATAAAATCTTAGTAGCAATTGCGCAAGTGTTGATTTACCACTTCCGGTTCTGCCAAGTATAAGTACCTTTTCTCCTTCTTTAATAGAAAGCGAAAAATTCTTTAATGCTTTTATACCAGTGTTAAAGTAAGTGAAAGAGACATTATCAAAAACAATATTACCGCTAAGTGGTGTTTCATCTTTTGAATCTGCTGATTTTATTGCAGGTTCGGTATGCAAAAATTCATTTAATCTTTTTTGCGAAGCTGCTGCTCTTTGTATAATACTTGCAACTGATCCTATTGCTGTTACAGGCCAGGTTAGCATATTAATGTAAATAACAAATTCAACAATGATTCCTACTTTTTGTGGATCATCTATTGCCATCTTACCACCTATAAAAATGGTCAATAAAGTACTAAGACCGACCAGTAATGTCATGCTCGGAAAATAAATAGCTTCGGTTTTTGCAAGGCCTACTGCATTCTTTCTGTATGCTTCACTATTATTTTTAAAGAACCGTAGCATTGCATTTTCCTGCACAAAAGATTTTATAACACGTACGCCTGAATATGATTCCTGTGCATTTGTTGTAAGATCTGACAGAAGCGATTGAACTCTCTCACTCTTGCGGTGAATGGTAATATTTACAAAGTAAATTGTAATAGCAAGTAAAGGCAAGGGAGAAAGTACTATAAGGCTTAGGTTCAGATCTTTACTAAACATATTTACCATGCACATCCCTATCAGCGAAACAAGATTTACAAAATACATGATGGCTGGTCCTGTATACATACGCACTCTGCTTACATCTTCTGCAATCCTGTTCATTAGATCGCCGGTTCGGTGGCTTTTGAAAAAGCCAGCATCAAGTTTTTGGTAGTGTGTGTATACCTCATTCTTCATGTCATATTCAATATGACGGCTCATCACAATAAGTGTTTGCCGCATAACGAACATAAAGAAACCACGCAACAACGCAAGAACGAGAATAGTTATACTGCAGATCAAAACCAGTTTAGCAAAGTCCATCTGTTGCACCCATTTTATAAAAAGCATCACTATGCCATTGTAAGATTCTTTCCCGTGAACAGGTTTTCCTCCGGGCAAGTGTTCCTGCACTTTATTCACAACATAGCCTGTTATTTCTGGAGCAAGCACAGCAAAATAGTTGGAGAGAACTACGAAGATTATTCCAATGCTAAAACGATAGCGGTATTTCCAGAAATATTTATGAACAGTGGATAATTGTTTCAAAAGCAAAAATTTCATCAAAATTACCATAATGAATTTTATTTTTTACGAGCCTGGCTGTAGTACAAGTGTTAAACATAGTTGCGTCGCACTCTTGTACACCTTTTTATGACCAACCAAAATATAACAGCAAATGCCTGATCCATCTGCATTGCAGCATTGGTGAAAATCAACTCGTAATTATTTTTTTGGAAGATAACTTTCCGCACTATTATTTTGCACCCGGAGAGATGGCAGAGCGGTCGAATGCGGCGGTCTTGAAAACCGTTGACTGTAACAGGTCCG
Coding sequences within it:
- the lpdA gene encoding dihydrolipoyl dehydrogenase, coding for MAYDVIVLGSGPGGYPAAIRASQLGFSVAIIEKESLGGICLNWGCIPTKALLKSAQVFEYMKHSKDYGIISGDVQADFGGVIKRSRGVADKMSKGVQFLMKKNKIDVVMGYGKIKAKGQVEVTAADGTKKIIEGKYIIIATGGRSRELPTLKQDGKKVIGYREAMVLPQQPKSMIIVGSGAIGVEFGYFYSSLGTKVTIVEFMPRVVPVEDEDISKELEKQLKKQGIDIMTSASVESVDTGGAGVKALVKKQDGSTVTLEADIVLSAVGVVANIENIGLEETGVKTDKGRITTDKYFQTNVPGIFAIGDCTPNQALAHKASKEGINAAEYIGYLEKKFHHQPEPIDYGNVPGCTYCSPEIASVGMTEKAAKEAGYEIKVGKFPFMASGKASASGATEGFVKVIYDAKYGEFLGCHMIGNNVTEMIAEAVTARRLETTAHEILNAIHPHPTMSEGLKEATAAAYGEAIDI
- a CDS encoding phosphoenolpyruvate carboxylase, whose product is MEIYSNSALQQFRNLVGIRFQLYNSLFTSLPFHRIEKTGVLLSLFLIHCEEGFLKKQSPIEIVDSFLSQYTSYKKEQEFIDLLFRFIQYTERQVVLFDALEDAAFKHVNDINGPGTLKHLQSEVSQTQKKEELSEKLKDFSVRLVLTAHPTQFYPGEVLGIINDLSEALVEENAAMINMYLQQLGKTPFLKKQKPTPYDEAVSLLWFLENVFYQAAGAILMTMKDQYGDSIQTKNPVIRMGFWPGGDRDGNPFVTADITLKVADALRNGILRSYYFSVRRLKRRLTFKGVEERCMELEKKLYDNLFVPGHKANISQKEILHTLLTARKILIEQHNGLFLHLLDNVISKVEIFGLFFASLDLRQDSTIHGKVLDTIATLSNILPPGYTDMSDEEKIAVLQNINAAMPIEVLENELYKDTILSMQAAKSIQKTNGEQGCNRYIISQCNSALNVMEVFGLFMLSGWDAEELTIDIIPLFETIDDLENAAGVMRILYENKVYRNHLQKRGNTQTIMLGFSDGTKDGGYLMANWGIYKAKQELTRISKQYDLDVIFFDGRGGPPARGGGKTHKFYASMGKDISNKEIQLTVQGQTVSSSFGTIEAAQFNIEQLIHAGITNELFSTKEITLNKEEEELLQTLADNSYKAYIDLKEHPYFVEYLAQVSPLRFYAETNIGSRPAKRGGSAKLTLKDLRAIPYVGAWSQLKQNVTGYYGVGTALKKMEEAGKWKQVQKLYKESLFFKTLIDNCEMAMKKSYFPLTEYLSQHPKYGEIWSKTYHEYELSIRYVLKLSGNHELMADYPVDQLSISMRERIVLPLVTIQQYALSKVRNMEEQLIQTPIKDTYGKLAMRCSFGIINAGRNSA
- a CDS encoding YggS family pyridoxal phosphate-dependent enzyme yields the protein MAINTAAYEQLIKELSEKKVTLVAVSKTKPAEDILALYKLGQRDFGENYVQELTDKETALPKDIRWHFIGHLQSNKVKYIAPFVHLIHGVDSLKLLQEINKQAAKYDRVIDCLLQVHIAEEETKFGMNETELNEAISACVTGQINNVRIKGLMGMASFTDNTQQVRKEFAHLRSLFDECNAAMHADFQILSMGMSGDYVMAIEKGSNMVRIGSLLFGARTYTK
- a CDS encoding ABC transporter ATP-binding protein, whose protein sequence is MKQLSTVHKYFWKYRYRFSIGIIFVVLSNYFAVLAPEITGYVVNKVQEHLPGGKPVHGKESYNGIVMLFIKWVQQMDFAKLVLICSITILVLALLRGFFMFVMRQTLIVMSRHIEYDMKNEVYTHYQKLDAGFFKSHRTGDLMNRIAEDVSRVRMYTGPAIMYFVNLVSLIGMCMVNMFSKDLNLSLIVLSPLPLLAITIYFVNITIHRKSERVQSLLSDLTTNAQESYSGVRVIKSFVQENAMLRFFKNNSEAYRKNAVGLAKTEAIYFPSMTLLVGLSTLLTIFIGGKMAIDDPQKVGIIVEFVIYINMLTWPVTAIGSVASIIQRAAASQKRLNEFLHTEPAIKSADSKDETPLSGNIVFDNVSFTYFNTGIKALKNFSLSIKEGEKVLILGRTGSGKSTLAQLLLRFYDPDEGNITIGGKDLRAIPLQHLRDNISFVPQDVFLFSDTVSRNIAFGLTTDPSEEKIYKAAQNAAIHNEINGLQNGYATMVGERGVTLSGGQKQRISIARALIKDPDIMIFDDCLSAVDAKTENQIINNLYTILGKRTAILITHRIFTVLKFDQVIIIEDGSIIEQGTHEELLALNGYYAELYQIQTNQETIS
- a CDS encoding OmpA family protein is translated as MRKKLTLPLCSCLLLATGVFAQVEKKPSSLGFSIGFADFIAVQDIKNTSISDAQIGGFSKMNSSFVAQYWKGLTKNLDVSVAYTGSFINRLPSTFPHKPVDYFHALGAAVNLKMFQEKAPVNPFLTAGVEGYNYKDNWGVQSPLGLGLQLNPFRGNANFLLQAQYKLSYSDKNVNHLFYSFGVLAPLTEPKAKPVVVAAPPPPADTDMDGVIDADDKCPTVAGLAKYNGCPIPDTDKDGINDEADKCPNVAGLAKYNGCPIPDTDKDGVNDEEDKCPTVAGFPRYNGCPIPDTDGDGVNDENDRCPTEAGPADNNGCPRLEQFNFNAKNVQFATGKATLTKGATTELDKLVTILNAHPTLKLSIDGYTDNTGKQATNLTLSQKRADAVKAYLAKKGISADILTATGHGIDNPVADNKTAAGRALNRRVEFSVVQ
- a CDS encoding RNA-binding S4 domain-containing protein, with translation MTEQKEKLRIDKYLWAIRLYKTRSQATDACDKGKVKHLGNTVKASKTVNIGDEYNVKTEARKWVIKVTGLLDKRAAYSEAIKHYTDITPAEALDVVKYQTESFHTGKRLSKVGRPTKKQRRDIGDIIDN
- a CDS encoding outer membrane beta-barrel protein, whose translation is MKRTLLILSLITLTATFSQAQYNTKTRIMIYGEGGLNLSTLYQSASSEKALKLSNITRPVIGLYVKTKFPTLMGFDAGVSLSQQGTNTKDSVASSAIFPDSAISKAVLNYAYAYGDALYYFELQGDNTIHAGVGLYAGYAMNGDQVTGSDKKKLLLDDWKRFDFGLQLKTAFNIHEFITLGVQYRIAFLRTLETVDRVGNDNNLRNSVLTLTAALRLFEIKSK
- the trmD gene encoding tRNA (guanosine(37)-N1)-methyltransferase TrmD, encoding MRIDIITVLPELLESPLNHSIMKRAKDKGLLQVYTHNLRQWAVNAYGQVDDYQYGGGAGMVMMCEPLANAIESLQKERSYDEIIYVTPDGAMLNQKLANQLSMKDNLIIICGHYKGIDQRIRDLYVTKEISIGDYVLSGGELAAAIIVDSVGRLLPGVLNDETSALFDSFQDDLLAPPVYTRPEDFRGSKVPEVLLSGNPRIIEDWRHEKALEITGAKRPDLLK